A genomic stretch from Mus pahari chromosome 6, PAHARI_EIJ_v1.1, whole genome shotgun sequence includes:
- the LOC110323643 gene encoding cyclin-dependent kinase 4 inhibitor B produces MLGGSSDAGLATAAARGQVETVRQLLEAGADPNAVNRFGRRPIQVMMMGSTQVAELLLLHGAEPNCADPATLTRPVHDAAREGFLDTLVVLHRAGARLDVCDAWGRLPVDLAEEQGHRDIARYLHAATGD; encoded by the exons ATGTTGGGCGGCAGCAGTGACGCGGGCCTGGCCACCGCCGCGGCGCGGGGACAAGTGGAGACCGTGCGGCAGCTCCTGGAAGCCGGCGCAGATCCCAACGCCGTCAACCGCTTCGGGAGGCGCCCAATCCAG gTCATGATGATGGGCAGCACCCAGGTggcagagctgctgctgctccatGGAGCAGAACCCAACTGCGCCGACCCTGCCACCCTTACCAGACCTGTGCACGACGCAGCGCGGGAAGGCTTCCTGGACACGCTCGTGGTGCTGCACCGGGCAGGGGCGCGGCTGGATGTGTGTGACGCCTGGGGCCGCCTGCCGGTAGACTTGGCTGAAGAGCAGGGCCACCGTGACATTGCGAGGTATCTGCACGCTGCCACTGGAGATTGA